In Archocentrus centrarchus isolate MPI-CPG fArcCen1 chromosome 16, fArcCen1, whole genome shotgun sequence, a single window of DNA contains:
- the s100t gene encoding S100 calcium binding protein T, with protein sequence MYLRCCSPHPSYQLLLPPLSAPEQQTSTHPPLRMSLPNSENASTLENAMQLMIQTFHKYSGNEGDKYTLSKAELKEMLTTELGSYLGNAQDKEAVEKIMGDLDSNNDGEVDFTEFIILIGALTVACNDFFLEYNDKQEKKK encoded by the exons ATGTATTTAAGATGCTGTAGTCCTCATCCTTCTTATCAGTTGCTTTTACCTCCTCTCTCTGCACCTGAACAACAGACCAGCACTCATCCTCCACTCAG AATGTCTTTGCCTAATTCAGAGAATGCCTCCACCCTGGAGAATGCCATGCAGCTCATGATCCAGACCTTCCATAAGTACTCTGGAAATGAGGGGGACAAATATACACTGAGCAAGGCTGAACTCAAAGAGATGCTTACCACAGAGCTTGGGAGCTATCTTGGG AATGCCCAGGATAAGGAAGCTGTGGAAAAGATTATGGGAGACCTGGATTCCAACAATGACGGAGAGGTAGATTTTACAGAGTTCATCATACTCATTGGAGCTCTCACTGTTGCCTGTAACGACTTCTTCTTGGAGTACAATGACAAGcaagagaagaagaagtga
- the LOC115793946 gene encoding protein S100-A16, translated as MESAISTLVTTFAKCSKGKENLDSKSFQKLLEKNLGGVMEDTNNTSAVKEMLKGLDDNSDGKVSFEEYLNLIGYVANSMSQRKTGCNPDAS; from the exons ATGGAGTCGGCCATTTCTACATTGGTGACCACGTTTGCTAAATGTTCCAAGGGGAAGGAGAACCTAGACAGCAAATCCTTCCAGAAACTGTTGGAGAAAAACCTCGGTGGTGTCATGGAA gATACAAACAACACCTCTGCGGTTAAGGAGATGTTGAAGGGACTGGATGACAACAGTGATGGAAAGGTCAGCTTTGAGGAATACCTTAATCTGATAGGTTACGTGGCTAACTCCATGAGTCAGCGCAAGACTGGGTGCAATCCAGACGCATCGTAA